GGAAAGTACTTGTGCAAGCTACGCTCCAATCACGGAGTAAAGGAGGCCACTACAACGGTGGAGCTGCAAGGCGAGTGTCCTAGCCCATTCTCACTCGTGTAATACTGTCATAACCTAGACATCTGTCATGCATGTAGTCCAATGCCATTGACCAGAggatggtgggaggagctataggaagactggctcattgtaatggctggaatgggatAAATGGAACGGTAGTCATGTTTGATtctgttccattaattccattccagccattacgttacaatgagccagtcctcctatagtgGACATAGCTAATGGACATTGCCTAACCACCAGGAAGTACAAGGGACTTTACTGTGCCTCAACTGAGAAAAATGTATGACTAATGGTGTCAGGGGGCTTACGGAACTGTATTGCACCATTTCAAGAACTCTCCAACCTCAGCCATATACTTTGTgtttaatttttaaaaaatctgtttCCATTCAGAGTGCTACAGGGAGGCCCAGCCCAGTGTCAGTGATGAGGGCCCAACCTGCCGCTTCACTGGGGTCTACCCTGATGGAGAGGTGCACTGGTTCCAGGGACCCAACAACGTGACTGGGGACTCTACAATCAACACTAAACAAGTGGAAGATGGAGCGTCATTGACTATAACTAGTTCCCTGAAAAGAAAGACCGTCTCTGGGGAAGGGGCCTACAACTGCTCCCTGTGGATCCCCAGTACCGGAGCCTACCTGACCAGCAGCTTAGTGGTACCAGAGCATAGTAAAGCAAAGGTTGTGTGGCCCAATGCCAGTGGGGCAGGGTCCATTGGTCCTTTGTGGAAACCTTTTCTATTCCTCCTGAGTACTCTCTTCCTGGTGTGATGTCTTGAAAACAAACATTGACAAGCAAGTGGATCATTTAATAAGAATATAGAAGAGCCATTGTGTGAGGTTCCTTTCATGGTCCAAAGGTTTCCTTGGCTGCGTAGAACAAGGAAATGATAACCTGAGGCTGGTAACCTGCTGCAAATCAACCTATTGTGAACGCACCCTTGTTGGTCTGCCAGTGCCCGATGTTAATTAGATTGTTAATTAAAAACAGCAAAtggcagtagaaacaataacaaagcttaCTTCCTTCCCGTTTCGgtgaaaagctgagggatggggccggagaaatgtaaccactctcaaattcatagacagtgcTTTGGATGCATGgcctgaccatccatgatatcaaaataatTAGTTTTAACAATGTTtcgaggctatatagtgttttatTAAATTGGAGTTAAACAAGCTTCTGATGGTGTAAGACAGTTgcactaagctcatgaggcatttgtaagttatattcttcaagaatgaaTGTGTACAtatataaaatttaaaaaatgatgtaACAACtactgattgcccctttaagggcGTGACCTTTTGTAGAAAAGCATTCCTGTTTGCGTTAATCAGAGATCCCCTTACTGTTCGGCGTGCTTTGGGCGGACAGGAGCGGTGGTTTAATTGGGTTGATTTTCTACGTTTGATTGAATGTGAGTTGTGCGAGAAACGTATTGTTAGTAATGATGTCTGTGAGGTGATATTCCTGCTTAGGATGGATGTAAATAAATGGCTGCGTCCTGATTATTGTCTGAGTCCCATGCTCCACTCCTTGATACAAAGTGTATTTTAGATTTAGTCCTGAGGACCTCCTCTTgccaataacaaaaaaaaaagtgatgtAGGACTGCTACAGGAATTGAACATTTGTGTAAACTCTCCCGCACTACATGTGGCGTAGTCCGGTATCCCTAGTTGGGAGGTGTTACATCTCGGCGGATAGTCTGCAGCGATGGACATGGCTCTACCTGTTCAGCGGTTGCGCTGTTACAATGTGCAAGAGGGCCGTTTCTCTTTTGTGTATCCCCTGTGTTCTGCTGGCAAGGTGGTCCCAGGTTCTCAGCTGTTGCTGGAGTGCAAGAGCCCAAGATGGTTCCAACGGGGGGGCAAGGTGCACCAGGACCATCGCACGTTAAGTAGACATTTTAGAATGTTTGGGCATTACTGCTTTTAAAACATTAGTCACAGGAGCTCCAATGATGTCATAGGGGGGATTTTTAGCTCTTCTATGAATTGATTTCTCACTGATCTTTACATGCTCTCACAAATGCCTTGCCTTAATGGATTGCTAATTGCCCTTTATTGATTGggtgtgtgtgctgtgacttGGGAATTTGCTGTACTTAATTGTATCAACTTTTTAACCACCCTTCCTGTGATTGGAGCTTCCCTGAACTAGGCTCTTTCATTGCAGTTCACGCCCTCTGCCTCCTTTTATAACCTGTGGTGCACCGGTGTTCAAGTGGCAAGCACCtctggcagtgtggagagcaGAGGGTACAAGATTCAAGCTGTAGTACAATGTCTGAAGCTAGCTCACAGTGGAGTCCATCCTGAACATAGTTTGCCCTGCATTCATTGTTGTCGGCTATCTTTTTTTTGCTAGTAGGGCCACTCCCTCTCCAGATAGATTCCTTATGAGGATGAAATGATGTAACCTATTGCTCTTAAAGAGACAGTGATGTGATTGTAGTCCTAGGTATTATAATTGTCTTGTCGTGCACAAGTCACCATCCGGGTATTTATTGCTATTTATACTGGTAAACAAAAACTgtagtttttaaaaaaatgtatcttcaAACGGTCCATTACATTTGTGACAGGCCACCTATTGAACAATTCCCCCTCATTAACAGGAACTTTAGTCTGGTAGTTGTGCCATTTTAGGTATCCCTAGTCAGCATGTGTTCAATATACACTGGGTGTACTaaacattaggagcacctgctctttccatgacatggactgaaCAGGTGAAAGCTGTACACATGTATCGATGTCACTTGTtacatccacttcaatccgtgtaggtgaagggaaggagacgggttaaaggGTGTTTAAGCCTTGACCCATGGATTgggaatgtgtgccattcagagggtgaatgggcaagacaaaatatttaagtacctttgaatAGGGTATGGTAGTTAGGTGCCTgtcgcaccggtttgtgtcaagaagtaCAACACTGTAGGGTTTTTTCATGCTtagcagtttcccgtgtgtatcaagaatggtcctccacccaccagaacatccagccaacttgacacaactgtggaatgTTTCTGACACCTTgtcgagtccatgccctgatgaattgagtctgctc
This sequence is a window from Oncorhynchus mykiss isolate Arlee chromosome 13, USDA_OmykA_1.1, whole genome shotgun sequence. Protein-coding genes within it:
- the LOC110485944 gene encoding uncharacterized protein LOC110485944 translates to MDLLIQQTVMLWLSVARTLTTAELVKLSTVDSVIVPCHQRVTLRCGITTLQEGLSIKHLAWVRQDGMHLCDVNGTGVTGTHSGSTPSTMECSYTPQTQLTLTLLQVQPLERGKYLCKLRSNHGVKEATTTVELQECYREAQPSVSDEGPTCRFTGVYPDGEVHWFQGPNNVTGDSTINTKQVEDGASLTITSSLKRKTVSGEGAYNCSLWIPSTGAYLTSSLVVPEHSKAKVVWPNASGAGSIGPLWKPFLFLLSTLFLV